AATGTAACTCAGAGCAATGATAATGGAGTTGTCTCATTTTTAAATGAGGAGCGGGGAGAATTAGAAGCCCCGCTGGGACAGAAAAACATTCCCAAACTCCACCTGAGCCGCTTGACATAAATTTAGAAATCTTTTTAGacatcactttagaaagtgtgtattttagacactgtttaattgttaatgttatttgaaACACAAATCTCCCCACATTAGCCAGAgcgttttcaaaccacgtcttttagggacacagtggtggtcctctgcagactgtgtgccgagcagggtaacgttagatgttgagatggaagtagcatagcaacTAGCTCAGCCTggcagctagcttaacatagcagtgcattaagtggtccgtttgctactcaccccccttctgtttgacacgtggagtaattcctctgcacagttctctgctgtatgtcacacctctgtttgttttacttccaatgcaaaaagctctctccatctggatgtaactgactgcagctagcggccctGTGGTGAACTAAGTAAACAAACAagcgttaactacgttaaaatattttgttgcattaatctaggtcacattaatcgcatagattaatgcgttaatgttgacagccccaCTAATAAGTGGTGAATTTATTTTAAGAGACGAGTAACAGCACACTGACTAATGTAAGTAAATACGTGTCTATTTGAAGCTGAACGTTTGCATGGTATGCGTTGATCTGTGTGCATCAGGGCTCCAGCCGCTCTACACTCTGCTGCTTAATCATGAAATAGTATTTGGATGCCGCTGAGTCGGCCGTAAAGGACCATATTACCATGCTGCAGACAATCCACTCTTCAACCAACTACACAGAGGAAACACTGTCACATCTCTGATCACAGGCCTCCTTTTGACTTCGGCTTCGCTCCTCTGGATGAAAGAGGAGAAGGGTTGAAagctggaggagatgagggtCTCAAGTCAATTTGCGTCGCGTATGGTGTTACTGGGAGCCTATGTGTGGTACTACTGGGCACAGTGGGTTGAGATAAGCTTTGTTCAAGGTTGCGCTCAGTACGCTCAGCCTGaatagttgggggggggggggggggggattgggctATAAAGGGGCTGGGCTGACAGCTTCTCTGAgtggaaaggagggagagaggaagagagaaagactgTTTTAAACTAGCAAGCCGATGATGctgtggagggagacaaaggtAAACTTCAAATAGCTTTCTGCGCCTGTGGGACGGTTGGCTTGGGAGGGGGCAGAATGGTAGTGTGGGGGGGTTCAGTCTCATGAGAAAGTCAGTAGACCTCTGCTACAGTTCCAGAAAGCACAGATGATACTTTGTTATACCTGGTAGCAAATGCTGCATCCAGATGTGAAGCTGAACCCCCGTGTCGTGCTCTCTCTGTCACAATGTGCATGTGTCTTTCTCAGGACAACCGATCATAAACAACCttattttatgtgttttcaatttttcacacatttctttcCCCTCCCAGGAGCTGCACTGATGTGGTGTGCTGTGTTATATTCATCGTTGTCATCCTCGGCTACATCGCGCTGGGTACTGTGGGTGAGTTTGACACAATGCTGCTGTTTGCAAAGTCCTTAacccacacgcgcacacacggagacacacacacacacacacatactgtatgatGTTCTGGTCAGGAAGTGTGACAATCATTTGCAATGATCTTAATGTACGATTGATGTTCTTGAGAAGAACataagcttctttttttcttcccttagTTTGATTTATTGCTAATTTCATGGTGGGCTGTTTAACAAAATGTCTTGATTGTTTAAATTGCGTGGGAGTCGAGGAATGCAGCTCCCTCAGGGAATGCGCTAGTCTTTCTAATAAGACGGAGATCCACCACAACCCGcctcttctgtgtttgtttttttgttattggctGGATGACCAGTGATTCCCTCCAGCtctcatttcattcaaattctCCTGAAGCTGTTTAGTTCACTTGAGTGTGACAAAAGTCCTCTTTGTTTGAAAAGGACTGAGGCGGTGCAGTACTTTCTTTCCGTCTGACctcaatttttccttttttccatttcctctTCTTCAATTTGTCTCTCTTTTTATCTCACAgtctcatttttttccccccaatctGCCACTTTCTTTCACCGCTTCATCAAGCGGAAAAACATATCCTGGTTTAACCGGCACACCTGACTGCACATGTCTTCCCTCTGTCTATCGCATGTACGATAAACATCACATATTAGGGGAGAGGAAGTCCCAATACTGTCGCCAGGGGGCCGTCCCTCTCTAGCTGGTTGTCAGTGGAGTCACGTATCAATCCGGGCGAGAGATGGACTTTTTAGCAAATGTTAAAGTTGTGCCGTGCTGTGTTTTTAGCCTGGTTCCATGGCGACCCCAGCAAGATCGTCTATCCGACTGACAGCCATGGACACTTCTGCGGTCGCCAAAACACCCCCAATGCGTGAGTCTACACATGACTGAAATGATTGTACGCTGTAATAATTATGTACGGCCGTTATTTTTACACTCTCGTGAGGATTCGACCCCAATACACTGTGATGCTTTGTGATTGATTATGGCGAGCTTTACTGCACGGCTCACtccatccctgtgtgtgtgtgtgtgtgtgtgtgtgtgtgtgtgtgtgtgtgtgtgtgtgtgtgtgtgtgtgtgtgtgtgtgtgtgtgtgtgtgtgtgtgtgtgtgtgtgtttttatcatcCCCATTTTTCTCCACAGAAACAAATCCATATTATTCTACTTCAACATGTTGAAATGTGCCAATCCTGCAGTTTTGGTTCACCTCCAGTGCCCTACAACCCAGGTAAGAGACTGAACGGAGCCCCTTCCGCCGACACATTTCAACCTGTCCTCCACGGTCGGTTATGCAAGATTGATGGGTTTGCTCATTAAAAGGAAGTGTTGTTCTCTTCCAGCTCTGTGTCTCCAAGTGCCCTGACAGATTTGCAACTCTACTGGATTCGTGGAATACCAATAGCTGGGAGTACTACAAGCAATTCTGCAGGCCGGGCTTTGATATTAGTAGTAAGGTGAGAGACCGCTGTCCACTGTCGGAGGTCCTTTTTGTCTTCATACAAACTAGATTTGACTTAATTATTTTGCCATCTCTTTTATTGCCCTCTCAGTCCGTTGTAGAAGCCATTCAAGATGAAGACTGCCCATCAATGATCGTGCCAAGCAGACCCTGTAAGTGAATCTGAATAACTGTAATCACAACAGCAGCTCACTATCTGTTGGCCAGGCCACTAAAGAAATGTGCTTCAGTCCTTCAGCGGTGCTTTCCTGATTTCATTACAAGAAATGGGATTTTAACAGTAGCCAATAAGACCATCTTCAAAGACGGTGAGAATCACGAGCGAAGTGTCAACGACCTCAAAGATGCCGCCAAGTAAGATCTGTTTCCCTGCTGTGTGAATCTTTAATGTTGTTCCTCAACCTGTTAAGTTACGTGAAACATGTCAAACTAATGTATGAGATGAGATTGAGAATCTGCATTTTATTTGCTTTGGTAAAAGTATAtgtaaagtattttaaaacTGTCATACTGTCAATAGGGCTGCCCACTCGGCACCCAGAGAGCTCTGGACTGATATTACTGGGTATGATAAGTGGGCATCGTCACTGATGCCCGGGAATGTGTCCAACCACATTCAAAGTCGTCTGCATGTTTAGCGCATGAAAATGCAGCTTACGGGAAAGTTCAACATTGGAACTTCAGGCGTAGCTACGAGCTGCTTTGTTAATCCACGCCATCGACTCGACATGGCTCTAAATGTTGGATAAGCAGAGAAATCATGTACCGGTGAGCTGATATGATAACATACATGATTCTGTGTCTGACCAACGTGTGTTTGCCCCGAGTATGAAAGATAATGTGCtttaatgcttttcttttcGTAGCCAAGTAACAGCGGTGCAACAAGCAGTGGACAGGTCTCCAAAATGCTTTATTATAGCTTTTTAACTTTGCCTCCGCTATGGCCAGTAGCTTTGTGTAGACTAACCCTGCCTCTTTATCATTTACAATCTGTTCCTGCttccctccacctgcagcagtgGACGGGAATTAGGACAGATTAATAATGCAATCGTTTGTCGCATGTATCCGCCTGAAAACATCATCTACTACTGGAGTCAGATACCATGGGGAGGGGAtgtgctgccctctgctggtcacaCTGTTTGCTTCCTCTTTCCGGATTTGAATGCAGGTTTACAAAACAGTACTGCATATGATCCAAACAGTGGTCTATAAACTTGCTTTCACTGACCTGCAGGAAGTTGGACAACAGCTGTTCATTTTATGCTTGATTTCACAACAGCTTTCAGCATTGCGTTTGTGCGGCAGCAATGTTGTCtcgtcctctctccctcctctgtccGCCCCCGAGGGATTTCTCAGTCATAGGCCAGTGTTTCTGCGGTCAGATCTTAGCAGTAGCAATGTTGTGTCTTGTAGTAATATTGTCCCTGTGGAGATCTCAGTAAGCCCCGGGTTGTTATTGTAATTCAAATACACTGTTAAGACAAAAGTATGTTTGGTTTGATGCTGAATTTCACTTGggttaagtttttttttttaaaggcaagtTCAACAataaggcaattcaaagtgcatcACTTAAAATCCTCAAAAGGACATTTaacagattaataaataaagattCAGATGTTGtgtaagtttttcttttttttaaatgagtgaaATGGATCAACAATACAATTCATCTTGTGTCTGTTATCTTGACTATTTGAAGcactttgttttattggttaTGTGAATAGAACTAACTTAATCTGACTCATCCATTAATATGTTCTCGTCCACTAGTAGCTGCTCCGTATCACATTCAGTAACATGTAACATTCTCCGCCATAACGAACTACTGCTGCCGAGCGCTTCAGTAACACTAATGCTGCTTTAGAGAACATGTCTCTCATACGTAGCTCCTAACGCTGAGacaatcagaagccattttaAACTGTATCCATCTTTGTTTGTCATTGTAAAAGTACCAAAGATGAGTCAAGtgtctaaaatgttttttgagaaACCCTAGCAAGCACCTTTTTGTAGTGACAGTGGCACAAAACTGCCACAGTCCGCCTCTCTGTCTttattaaatccttttttttgtcatctctTCCCATCTCACCTTGTAACCCCATCACAGAAGTATCTCCAGCCTGCTGAATGCCAAAGAAATTGGCATCAAGATCTTTGAGGATTATGCAAATTCCTGGAACTGGATCCTCCTGTGAGAATGCGTTCACTATTTATTGGATTATGTGCTCTTATGTACTTgggggaaaataaaagaaatctgaCCCATCAGTGAATTATACAAGTCACAACAATAACTTCCAACTGTCATCCGGGTCAGAAcgcagtatgtgtgtgttggtgttgttgCAGTGGTCTGGTGTTCACCATGATGGTCAGTCTGGTCTTCATCCTCCTGCTGCGCTACATCGCCGGTGTGCTGCTGTGGCTCGTTGTCTTTGGGATCATCGCTGCGGTCGGCTTCGGTGAGTGCGGCGTGTGCTTTGTACACATGTCAGCGAAGTTACCTGCATGCTTTACATTTTGACTTTCTCGGCCGTCTTGGCGTGTTGTCATGGCAATCTGTGACAGATATAGATTTGTCTCACCTTACATGTCGCATCCTTTCCTTCTTCCTTGCTGCGTCTTTCAGGTATCTGGCACTGCTACTGGGAGTACAGCTCTCTGAGAGGGAAGCCGGGTGCTAATGTCACCATCTCTGATATCGGCTTCCATTCGGACTTCGGCGTTTACCTTCAGCTCAGCCAGACGTGGCTCATCTTCAGTATGTTGTTATCCAGTCCCGTTTGATTCACTCTTGCCATTGTTATCCCAAACCCTTATGGCTGTAGCGCGATGCTCATTCCGCTAAGTTCCGCTTAACCCAAATCATATCATTAACATGTTTCCGTCCCGGTACACGTGAAAATCTAAATCTTTCAGCTAATTTTATTGAAGAAAGTCAAAACTTTACgtcaaatgtcatgaaaaaaggtcaaaatataTTAGATCAAaaaatgtaatggtaaaaaacattaaaaaatattggTTTGAAGAATGTTTTGAATAATATTAGGCTGCAGAAAtgagttaaagtaaaaaaatatattctgttgaaaaatgtcatcaaaaaaaaagaaatattaggTCGGAAATAGTTTTGAAAATAAGTCAAAATGTGTTATGTCAAAAGAAAAGTCAGGGAAAAAAAGGTAAtatattgaaaaatacaattgAATTGTCAattgtatcccccccccccccccaaaaaaaatgtaatgctacATTGacgtaaaaacacatttgttctcTCAACTATTAATGAGACGTGTCTTCTATTTTGTAGTGATCGTGCTCTCAATAATTGAGGTGGTCATTTTTGTTATCCTGATATTTCTGCGGGCGAGGCTGCGCATCGCCATTGCGTTACTCAAGGAGAGCAGCAGGTACGTCCCAACAGCAGCTCTGTTGTGTAGcatttgacttccttttttctctcatgATGCggcacaataaaaaaacaatgttttgatcTCTCTGATTTATAGGGCCGTCAGCTACATCATGTCCACTCTCCTCTACCCCATCATCACCTTTTTCCTGCTGGCCGTGTGCATCGCCTACTGGCTCGTCACAGCAGTGTATCCTCCTCTCTGTTTCTAGCTGCTTCCTGAACTCTTTCATTCCGCTGTGTTATGCAATAAACTGTGAATAAATAGATCATGCACTGCTGAGGTTGATGCATATGAGCATCATCAACCATATTGGCCTacacaaataaaagcaaatgtaaCTATGTAGTTACAGAACATGGGTGCTAGTTCTCTCATTCTGTTGAAAATGGAAGAAAGCTTGTGCTCTTTTGTCTCCGTGACGCATTTAACAATGACGAAGCAACACCTGTACGGATAAGATGACTTTGTGTAAGTGGATAATCTACATCTAGTTTTGTTTGAATACTTTTGTTACATTTGAAGTACCAAAACAGACTCATCAGCAGGCATTTATTGCTGTGTGGATAAAATGTCCCTTAACTAGTTTGTCCTCAGCTTCTTAGCATCATCGGGTAATGCCGTCTACAAGGTCACAGCTGCTGATGATAAATGCATGTATGCCAACCTCGCATGCAGTCCAAAGGTGAGTCCGTTTACTGGAGAAATACTGGTGTCACTCATCCTTCATTCTTGTAACCAATGTTCATTCTTGCGCTGTGAAAACTTTGTCTGTAATCAATCAAAATGAATGCAATGGCTTTTCTTATTGCCAACAAGTAAAATCTGATTGCTTAGCAGTGAGTTCTTGGAATCGATCTCTAAATAGAGGTGACGTTAGTTGCTGACAGCGAGCAAAAATTATTTGGCAAATGTTATTCTCCTGCTTGGCTGTGAATTAAACGTAAACAGAAATATTGAATCAAATACAAGGTCACACTGCTCTCGTCCCACTGCACATCCAGATAAAATCTGTTGCTTTCTTTCAGACCTTCAGTCAGACCAATATCACCAAAGTGTGCCCCGGGTCACAATGCATGTTTGCCTTCTACGGCGGGGAAAGTGCGTACTACCGCTACATCCTGGTCCTCCATCTCTGTAACCTGTTTGTGTTCCTCTGGCTGGTGAACTTCACCATCGCGCTGGGTCAGTGCACCCTGGCAGGGGCCTTCGCATCCTACTACTGGGCCCTGAAGAAGCCCAAAGACATCCCTCCATGCCCCCTTGTGTCCTCGTTTACCCGAGCCTTACGGTAAGAAACCGAACCGGCTCAGAATGAAGTCAAATGTCTGTTCTACGACTTGTTTTCTCGCCTCACAGCTACCACACGGGTTCTCTGGCCTTCGGCTCTCTGATCCTCTCTGTGGTGCAAGTGATCCGAATTGTTCTAGAGTACCTCGATCGCAAACTGAAAGGTACGGCGGCGACTCTGCGAACGCGAATCTCACACGGTTTGCTGGATAATTTAAACGTGATGTTGATGGTTTGATGACGTGTCCCCCAGATTCCCAAAACGGGTGTGCTCGATTTGTGCTCTCCTGCCTCAAATGCTGCTTCTGGTGCCTGGAACGTTTCATCAAGTTTGTAAACACAAACGCATACATAATGGTGAGTTcagaaagctgctgctgtggactcatttgtttatttggctTTGGCTTGTTCCTCAATGCTTCACTTCCCCAACAGATAGCAATATATGGGAAGAGCTTCTGCACCTCTTCCAAGGATGCTTTCCACCTCCTGCTGAGGAACGTTCTTCGGTAAGCGTCCAAAGAAAGGTCCGAGTACAGATCACCTGcggctgagacacacacaattAACTGAGCAGATGTAGATTTCCAATCCGACTCAATGCGGGTACATTTTTTTGTGTCTCAGCGTGTGACATTGTTTTCTCCTgcactctgcctcctctgtaGGGTGTATGTGCTGGACAGGGTGACCGACTTTCTGCTCTTCTTGGGGAAACTGCTCATTACAGGAAGTGTCGGTGAGTTTCATGTCACCTGCTGTCTGGGAAGTGACCGACTATGACCACAATATTAGGGGGAGGATTTTTCTGCTGTGCCCTTACTTCATTTCCAAGGTTGTCTGCTGGTCTGCGAAATGATTACATATCTTTTGATTACAGGAGATTGAATTAATCCTAGTAGTTACCCCCAAAAATCCATGTACAGAACCTATTGGCTATTTGTCCTTAGGTGTAAGATGTATAGATCTAAATATAGCAGTAAAAGTATGGGTGCTTATAACTaatttttccccctttttccaCAATTCTTAGAACATTTTTGATGATTGACAAAAACATCTTGGTGGATTTGTCCTTGAAtcctttatgtatttttatttaaaaggtttATAAAGTAACTAAGTAAGtaagtttttttcttctttgtgttttctagGTGTTATTGCATTTTTCGTCTTCACACATAGAATACCCATCCTTCAAGAGGGGGTGCCATCCCTAAATTACACCTGGGTGCCCCTACTGGTAAGGGATTGTAGCAGAATTGTAGCAGCAATAACCACTGAGACTGAATCAAGTTTCTTCGGTAGTTTATGGTATTTCTCTGGCTCAGCCATTACGTTTTTAGATAAAAACAGGTTGAGAGCGTGCTGGAGCATTAGTTTAGCAAATGTATACAACATCTCAATGTGTGTATTAAattgtttaacattttttgaAGCCTTTTTAAACATTCAGAATGAAGCCTCTCGGAGTCTCGCTGACTCTGCTCATTTCCTATTGGTAGCCCCAGTTGGATCTGATTGATTCCGTCATCCGCCGGCATGTGTTACATCACACGTGTCCCCACGTTAAAGGGTCAGGAAGCACAGCTAAATTAAGGGTCAGGGAGGAGAGCTAAATTGCATTTGACACTATTACGGGTGTCAGATTGCTTTGCTCCACGAGGCAGCACGTCATTGCAGATCCATGTCTGTTATCACACTATCTTGATCGTTTTGTTGTGATCAACGTTGACAGAGTAGCATCCTGACTCCGTCCTTTGGCCTCTTGCAGACGGTGATATTTGGATCCTACGTGATTGCACATGGCTTTCTTAACGTGTACGCCATGTGCGTGGACACGCTGTTCCTGTGCTTTTGTGAGTATGCTCCgggtgttttatttctctcatcAATTTGCACGACACAATGTGAAAACCTGGCTGCTTGTAGTGAGCACTGCTGCTACAAGCAGCTTGAAGGTGAAACTGACCTCGAATAACAACCAACAATTCCTGCTCACTCAGCCCTCTAATTGCTGGATGGCCCTTTTGAATATTTATCTCTACTAAGtctttgctttgctttctcTTTCTTACCACTTTGTCTGCTATTCCCGCTCGTCCTGTCCTCTGCTGTGCTGGCACCGGGTCTCAGGTGAAGACCTGGAGAGGAACGATGGTTCTCCCTCCAGGCCTTACTACATGTCCCCCGGCCTGCACAAGATCCTGCGCAAAGGAGACGAGGGGGCCAAATTGTGCGCTGCCTCCTGAGCGAAGTgcggccatttttaaaactTTTGACCCGCTTCTCCATATCAGCTGTAAGTGCGATGGTCGCGACGTCTCGGAGCGAGTACCGTAGGGCTAAGCATCAAACGCTGGATGCATCCCAGCCTGGCCGGGGATGGTCTGGACATAAAAGGACATGCTTTTACTTCAGGTCCTCCCAGAAAAAgcgcagggggaggagggggggagggactaAAAAGACCAGCTTACTTCCTCTCCTGGGCCGACTCAGAtacttgccttttttttctgccgcgcttgttttctttcccttctctgTATCCTCTGCTGACCTCTGCCTTACCGGGAGGGTAAATGTCAACTCGCAGGACGGACGCACAGGCTGAATATGATAGGAGCATCTTTGCATAGACAAACGTAAGGACCGTAACATGTACAGACGCCACTGACGGACTAGGGCGCTTCGCCGTGAAGAAGAGGTGCAGTTATGGAAACACCCTCTTGTCGCACTTTGGTCTTCTAGTGTAAAATCATGTTTTGTATGCACTTTCACATATGGGGAAGGACCCATGTGATTTATCTCCTCTGTCGAGCATGTTTATTTTGCTGGCTGTTGATGTTTGCCGTTGGTTTTATCGGTTGCTTTCATTCACCGTATTTAtacgaacacaaacacacagatccaTAAATAAGGTGTCATTCTGCACTCGGCAAAAACAGGTTTCTGTCACTTCACATGATCGAGAAAAAGGTTTCCATCATGCTCGTACTGTAAACCAGACTTTGCTGGAGGTTAAGACTTAAAAAGACATTCTGTTTCTTTGCTTGGAATTTGAACAGAACCTGACCGTCTTCAGGACACTTGTGAATGCAGCCACTAGTTTATGTGCCtagttgtgaaaaaaaaagtttccctcTTAATCCGTGGTTTTAGCTCTAACACCAGGAACCTTTTGCGATACCGTTTATATAAGGATGTCAAAGCCATTTTTGGTAATTTTTTTATTGGATGGTTTGGATGTATTGCTGTTTTAATACTAAGTATACTACACGCATCTATCTGGAGGTTATTCAGTGTTCTTTTTGTACAGgggcattttttttaatcaatgaaaTCCAATTGAAATGTGAATAATGTTTTTGGAATAAACATGAATGTTTAAAGTATTGTCCAGTGTATTTCCCATCTGCGATGTAAACCCGTTGCTACTGCTGCCTCCTAGTGTGGGACCTGGAGGCGAACGACGGCTCTCCGCAGCGGCCCTTCTACATGAACAAAACCTTGCAGCGTCTCCTCTGCAAGAGAAACGATGGGACGGCCGGCCGGCGATAGAGAAAAGGCATTTACCAAAGCACGGGGCGAGCAAACCAAACACTACGCTGTTATGGATAATCTAACTCCACGGATTATTTCATCCACATTCAAATGAGTAATGGCCTTGATATTTTAGAAACGCAGTTTGTATcccaaacattttttattggatttttatCGCACAAGTTcttgtaaatatgtatttttttaatgttctagttctaatacatatatatattaatatgtgtAGCCACAGTCATACTTCACACTAATTTCCTATTGGAAtctgtgatttctttctttattgaGATTGTGGTAAATGCCAGCtgttatgtgttttattttttattttttacatttaatctcTTGTGGGGCCGGTCATTAGCAGAAGCTGCTGTTGAGGTGTGAATGCCAAAGCCCATCCAACTAGTTCTCCCGTGAAATGGTAAAATATTGCCGTTTTTGACCTTATATTGTCTCACATTGAGAAACGTGTTTGCGTCCACCGTCTTTATAACCACAAGGACGTAATGGCACAGCAGTTCAAAGTGCTTCAATTTTTAAGTGCCTTTTTCAAAGAAATTCCTCATTGAGTGTGTAATTGCATCCTGCAGCTGCATGATTTGCATTTGAAGATCGTTTTTAATTTATGGCCTTTTTATAGAACTTGTTAAGGCGACACTCAGCAGCCTGTGACGGCTCTTCCAGATGTTAGGACTAGGAGTGGATGGTGAGGTAGAAGCAATGTCCCGGAGCCTTGGCGTGTTGCTCGTGCGTACCGTGACACGGAATGATCTTAACTCTCCCCGTCAATGTATCTTTTCAAAATTGATgactcaccttttttttttttttaaaggtggcTGTAAAGAGATGTTTCCTTTACAGGCGATAGGAGCTGGGCTCATCTGATGTCAATTTCAATGCACTTTAATACTAGAACCTTTTCATAGcacttaaaatatttttattaattaagaCAACTTAATGTGAGGCCTCTTGCCTCTGATTATTGAAAACAACATCTGGCATTTAGCCATTTAAACAAAGATATCCGTGTCTCAGACTGAACACTGAACTCCCCTTTAAATgcgtttttccttttcttcacttcatcatttttaatttgttgctTTTCAACATTTGTAATGCGCATTTCTGGCGTCAGACAGgcgggttgtttgtgaaaagGACCGATGTAATAAAGTAGTGGCACAGCTGTCCTCGTGTTTCACGGGCATCACACTTctgatgttttctctttttcctaaACAGACCATACATCACCTGAAATGACGTCCTCATTCACGTCCTTTAGATCTTTGAGATGTGACTCAGGCGTGCGAGTCTTTGTGGCGTGTTTGTCGAACCGGAGAACCTGCCCTCATGATGCCGCAGAGTGACAGTACTGCcaggacgcgcacacacacacacacacacacaccttctgccGCCGTTAGAGACGAACACGCTGGGACACGTACGACGTGACCTTTcagcaaaagcaaaacaaactcTTGTGTATCAGAAAGGAGACGGATGATGCATGCAGTGCTCCGGGTGGCATCAAACCTGCAcattattgttgtttcttctaCTGAACAACGACACCAGTTGAATTGTAGTCGTTGTGTTCTTCGTTGTTCACGTCGCTCTGCTTTGAGTTTCCTTCCCATGAAGGAGAACCCTGGAGATCtgataagtgttttttttttttttttctattccttCCCCCTCCCTCGCATGTCTGGAAATTAGATTCTTTTGGCCCACCGCAGTCAACAAGTAGACACAAGCAAGTCGTCGCTCCTCGCTGGAACGTGCGGCAGCTTTCTTACCGCTCACTCTTAAGTGTCAAACTAGAGATGCAGTTGCTATTAAGTGCTTCACTCATGTTTGCTCATTTGGTCAGAAAGCTGACGCTATAAATGCCACCGtcatgtgtatatttatttattaaaggtTGCATGTGTTTTTTAACTGTGTGTTTCCTTTAAGTAAAAGATGTTTTGAATGGGTTTTTTGTACGATGCAAACTTGCAGTCGGCTCTGAGCGCTGCAGCAGGTCGCCTGTCACTGTTCACTCACAGCGGGTTtgtgaaattacatttattttcgaAACGGACTTCACatacattaaataaattaaattgcaATATCAGAACACAGCCATATAAACAATTTCATGTTCACCTTCatgatttgacattttgggtCACTTTGGCGCAGCCGGGTCAAACTGTCACCAACtacacaaacaaatagaaatCTATGACGTCATGTGTCACAATCCAATGATGCACACTGAAACTTTTCCATTTTCACATTATACAGTACAAATTGTAGTCATCCATAGAAGGCTCAACGCTCAGTTGAGTTT
This Gasterosteus aculeatus chromosome 8, fGasAcu3.hap1.1, whole genome shotgun sequence DNA region includes the following protein-coding sequences:
- the slc44a5b gene encoding choline transporter-like protein 5-B isoform X6 → MAGNTDVPSSHYGEPRKFDPNFRGPVHKRSCTDVVCCVIFIVVILGYIALGTVAWFHGDPSKIVYPTDSHGHFCGRQNTPNANKSILFYFNMLKCANPAVLVHLQCPTTQLCVSKCPDRFATLLDSWNTNSWEYYKQFCRPGFDISSKSVVEAIQDEDCPSMIVPSRPFLQRCFPDFITRNGILTVANKTIFKDGENHERSVNDLKDAAKSISSLLNAKEIGIKIFEDYANSWNWILLGLVFTMMVSLVFILLLRYIAGVLLWLVVFGIIAAVGFGIWHCYWEYSSLRGKPGANVTISDIGFHSDFGVYLQLSQTWLIFMIVLSIIEVVIFVILIFLRARLRIAIALLKESSRAVSYIMSTLLYPIITFFLLAVCIAYWLVTAVFLASSGNAVYKVTAADDKCMYANLACSPKTFSQTNITKVCPGSQCMFAFYGGESAYYRYILVLHLCNLFVFLWLVNFTIALGQCTLAGAFASYYWALKKPKDIPPCPLVSSFTRALRYHTGSLAFGSLILSVVQVIRIVLEYLDRKLKDSQNGCARFVLSCLKCCFWCLERFIKFVNTNAYIMIAIYGKSFCTSSKDAFHLLLRNVLRVYVLDRVTDFLLFLGKLLITGSVGVIAFFVFTHRIPILQEGVPSLNYTWVPLLTVIFGSYVIAHGFLNVYAMCVDTLFLCFLWDLEANDGSPQRPFYMNKTLQRLLCKRNDGTAGRR
- the slc44a5b gene encoding choline transporter-like protein 5-B isoform X1, with the translated sequence MAGNTDVPSSHYGEPRKFDPNFRGPVHKRSCTDVVCCVIFIVVILGYIALGTVAWFHGDPSKIVYPTDSHGHFCGRQNTPNANKSILFYFNMLKCANPAVLVHLQCPTTQLCVSKCPDRFATLLDSWNTNSWEYYKQFCRPGFDISSKSVVEAIQDEDCPSMIVPSRPFLQRCFPDFITRNGILTVANKTIFKDGENHERSVNDLKDAAKAAHSAPRELWTDITGSISSLLNAKEIGIKIFEDYANSWNWILLGLVFTMMVSLVFILLLRYIAGVLLWLVVFGIIAAVGFGIWHCYWEYSSLRGKPGANVTISDIGFHSDFGVYLQLSQTWLIFMIVLSIIEVVIFVILIFLRARLRIAIALLKESSRAVSYIMSTLLYPIITFFLLAVCIAYWLVTAVFLASSGNAVYKVTAADDKCMYANLACSPKTFSQTNITKVCPGSQCMFAFYGGESAYYRYILVLHLCNLFVFLWLVNFTIALGQCTLAGAFASYYWALKKPKDIPPCPLVSSFTRALRYHTGSLAFGSLILSVVQVIRIVLEYLDRKLKDSQNGCARFVLSCLKCCFWCLERFIKFVNTNAYIMIAIYGKSFCTSSKDAFHLLLRNVLRVYVLDRVTDFLLFLGKLLITGSVGVIAFFVFTHRIPILQEGVPSLNYTWVPLLTVIFGSYVIAHGFLNVYAMCVDTLFLCFCEDLERNDGSPSRPYYMSPGLHKILRKGDEGAKLCAAS